The following are from one region of the Coffea eugenioides isolate CCC68of chromosome 2, Ceug_1.0, whole genome shotgun sequence genome:
- the LOC113761217 gene encoding protein GRIP-like: MEGGNNGNEDPARPHQVITYQEGPGGPFRRWEPGHRIRPCDCWRTYSYPDRVVLAIDDERRRLAGANRRARIEIQRMRGIVRMQADRIQELEENILMEQERTNAYREQLQAVNGRLTRMVREVNDRAGSIIDECEALLHEVIDTNVPVGGQGDGARREGDAASSAHENESTGSVVD, from the coding sequence ATGGAAGGAGGGAACAATGGTAATGAGGATCCAGCGAGGCCACATCAAGTTATCACTTATCAAGAGGGACCTGGAGGACCTTTCCGGCGTTGGGAACCTGGACATCGGATTCGACCCTGTGACTGTTGGAGGACTTACTCGTATCCTGATCGAGTGGTCCTAGCCATAGATGATGAGAGGAGGAGGTTAGCTGGAGCCAATCGTAGGGCTCGGATTGAGATTCAGAGGATGAGAGGCATCGTGAGGATGCAGGCTGATAGGATTCAGGAGCTCGAGGAGAACATATTGATGGAGCAAGAGAGGACAAATGCTTATAGAGAGCAGCTGCAGGCAGTTAATGGCCGCCTCACTAGGATGGTTAGAGAGGTCAATGACCGAGCTGGGAGTATTATCGATGAGTGTGAAGCGCTACTCCATGAGGTGATCGATACTAATGTACCTGTGGGAGGCCAGGGCGATGGAGCCCGTAGAGAGGGAGATGCAGCTAGTTCTGCTCATGAGAACGAGTCTACTGGCTCTGTTGTGGACTAG
- the LOC113763275 gene encoding trafficking protein particle complex subunit 6b, with protein MVREVAESCVESLLTEIVSSYCNGFYASKPELAARRIEAIGFQVGHQLSERYTMDRPRFSDHLEAIKFICKDFWSELFKKQIDNLKTNHRGTFVLQDNKFRWLARMSLDPSLETPGSIQDPVAMAENKVAQAIGMHLYFPCGIIRGALSNLGIPCAVSADISNLPTCSFVIRIKA; from the exons ATGGTGAGAGAGGTAGCAGAGAGCTGCGTCGAAAGTCTGCTAACAGAGATAGTCTCTTCATACTGCAATGGATTCTACGCCAGCAAGCCAGAGCTTGCCGCCCGTCGGATCGAAGCCATCGGCTTCCAAGTCGGCCACCAGCTCTCCGAGAG GTATACCATGGATAGACCAAGGTTTAGCGATCATCTGGAGGCAATCAAGTTTATCTGCAAGGACTTCTGGTCTGAGCTGTTTAAGAAACAGATAGACAATTTGAAGACAAATCATAGA GGTACCTTTGTATTGCAAGATAATAAGTTCCGCTGGCTTGCTCGTATGTCCCTGGATCCATCACTGGAAACTCCTGGTTCTATTCAAGATCCTGTTGCTATGGCTGAGAATAAAGTAGCCCAAGCTATAGGAATGCATCTTTACTTCCCGTGTGGAATCATAAGGGGAGCGCTTTCAAACTTGGGAATTCCATGTGCAGTTTCTGCAGATATATCCAATCTTCCCACAT GTTCCTTTGTGATTCGTATAAAGGCTTGA
- the LOC113760170 gene encoding uncharacterized protein LOC113760170 — MFEANRTQSIIQLYVGEIPEEDMHADRTVVEDNIEVDGEQNLNPNAEQPQNDEAKSDASDASQEGNRDGRRKVEYDSDFDFFLDGDDLNDACDPIDDEERDGGESKRESKGSSERVMCKAVCKIKRHCATLLQRNPGSVAFIVTEQPQLCKSPIFKRIFVMFTAQKEGFVNACRPIIGLDACHLKGIIGGQLMSAIGRDANNQMFPIAMALVESECKDSWGWFLDSFTDAIGTPIERGWVFLSDRQKGLIDCIENKYPRVEHRFCVKHMYANFKLKFKDKHLRDLMWGAARAYSPSHYESKMRELQLVAPEAHAWLSSIPANLWARHTFSPRTKCDLLSNNICESFNQYIKDAREEPLLTMFEAIRRQIMCRFQEKRDWIQKMKSHICSRICQKNEERKKQVAQFDALVSTREMYEVTGIVGTFAVNAVQRSCTCNEWDMTGIPCVHACAGLVQDNKSPYVLVRFY; from the exons ATGTTTGAGGCAAATAGAACTCAAAGCATCATACAACTTTATGTTGGTGAAATCCCTGAAGAAGATATGCATGCTGATCGAACTGTTGTAGAGGATAATATTGAGGTTGATGGTGAACAAAATCTAAATCCTAATGCTGAACAACCCCAAAATGATGAGGCCAAAAGTGATGCTTCAGATGCTTCACAGGAAGGTAATAGGGATGGTCGTAGGAAAGTTGAATATGActctgattttgattttttcctAGATGGGGATGATTTAAATGATGCATGTGATCCTATAGATGATGAAGAGAGGGATGGTGGTGAA agcaagagagaaagcaAAGGAAGTAGTGAAAGGGTTATGTGCAAAGCAGTATGCAAGATTAAGAGACATTGTGCAACACTTCTACAAAGAAATCCAGGTTCAGTGGCATTTATTGTAACTGAACAGCCCCAACTTTGTAAAAGTCCAATCTTCAAGAGAATATTTGTGATGTTTACTGCACAAAAGGAAGGTTTTGTAAATGCATGTAGGCCTATAATAGGGCTGGATGCATGTCATCTTAAGGGGATCATAGGAGGGCAGCTTATGTCTGCAATTGGTAGGGATGCTAATAACCAGATGTTCCCAATTGCTATGGCTCTTGTTGAGTCTGAGTGCAAAGATAGTTGGGGGTGGTTTTTGGACAGCTTTACCGATGCTATTGGGACTCCAATTGAAAGGGGTTGGGTATTTCTATCAGATAGACAAAAG GGATTAATTGATTGCATTGAGAATAAGTATCCTAGAGTGGAGCATCGATTCTGTGTTAAACACATGTATGCTAACTTCAAGCTGAAATTCAAGGATAAGCACCTAAGAGATTTAATGTGGGGGGCAGCTAGGGCTTATTCACCCAGTCACTATGAAAGCAAAATGAGAGAGTTGCAATTAGTAGCCCCAGAAGCACATGCATGGCTTAGTTCCATACCAGCTAACCTATGGGCTAGACACACCTTTTCCCCAAGGACAAAATGTGACCTTTTAAGTAATAATATATGTGAGAGCTTTAATCAATACATTAAAGATGCTAGGGAGGAGCCTCTTTTAACTATGTTTGAAGCCATTCGAAGGCAGATAATGTGTAGATTTCAAGAAAAAAGAGACTGGATTCAAAAGATGAAGTCTCATATTTGTTCTAGGATTTGTCAGAAAAAtgaagagaggaaaaaacagGTAGCTCAGTTTGATGCACTTGTGTCTACAAGAGAGATGTATGAGGTGACTGGTATAGTAGGAACTTTTGCTGTTAATGCAGTTCAAAGGTCTTGCACATGTAATGAGTGGGATATGACAGGAATTCCATGTGTCCATGCATGTGCTGGACTTGTGCAAGACAACAAAAGCCCATATGTTTTGGTTAGGTTCTACTAA
- the LOC113760171 gene encoding uncharacterized protein LOC113760171 has translation MGSTFTSRFSYQRLKEEGWFDDDFDEHIGRLRHSSTFSLRRVHVRRRLRVKIPSLRRFLRRKARSVKLAWTKVVKRLKESQSHFGDLFAGNYLFLQVTPTPLKSNNNVHKSLKPYCINHDLSSTSIYSLPKVAY, from the coding sequence ATGGGTTCCACTTTTACTTCAAGATTTTCATACCAAAGGCTAAAGGAAGAAGGATGgtttgatgatgattttgatGAACATATTGGAAGGCTAAGACATAGCTCCACATTTAGTTTGAGAAGAGTGCACGTGAGAAGAAGACTGAGGGTGAAGATTCCAAGCTTGAGAAGGTTCTTGAGAAGAAAAGCAAGATCGGTTAAGCTGGCTTGGACAAAAGTTGTGAAGAGATTGAAGGAAAGTCAGTCTCATTTTGGTGATCTTTTTGCTGGGAATTATTTGTTCTTGCAGGTTACTCCTACCCCATTGAAGAGCAACAATAATGTTCACAAATCTTTGAAGCCCTATTGTATCAATCATGATTTATCTTCTACTTCTATCTATTCCCTTCCCAAGGTGGCATATTAA